Proteins encoded by one window of Deinococcus radiodurans R1 = ATCC 13939 = DSM 20539:
- a CDS encoding pyridoxal phosphate-dependent aminotransferase — translation MTSPFRLSARAQSLKPSATVAVTSRALELQRQGLDVISMSVGEPDFDTPPHVKAAGIAAIEEGKTKYTPVSGIPELREAISAKFRRENGLDYAPNAVTVTSGGKQALFNAFFALLNPGDEVLIPAPHWVSYPEMVALTGAVPVTVPTTPQQGFQLDPDALAAAITPRTRMVILNSPGNPTGAVFPPETLRAVADLATQHGLMIVTDEIYEHLVYDAEQVSIGTYAPEHTLTINGASKAYAMTGWRIGYAGGPREVIAAMNALQSQSTSNASSVSQYAALAALEQHEETMRFIDRARTAYRERRDRIVAGLNALGLPTPTPQGAFYVMADTRAIHTDELEAARIILDEAQVAVVPGTDFAAPGQVRLSYATSMDNIEEVLRRLEGVVRR, via the coding sequence ATGACCTCTCCTTTCCGCCTCTCCGCCCGCGCCCAGAGCCTCAAGCCGTCTGCGACAGTGGCGGTCACGTCCCGCGCCCTGGAACTCCAGCGTCAGGGCCTGGACGTGATTTCCATGAGCGTGGGCGAGCCGGATTTCGACACGCCGCCACATGTCAAGGCCGCCGGCATCGCCGCCATCGAGGAAGGCAAGACCAAATACACCCCGGTCAGCGGCATTCCCGAACTGCGCGAGGCCATCAGCGCCAAGTTTCGGCGCGAAAACGGCCTGGACTACGCGCCGAACGCCGTGACGGTAACGAGCGGCGGTAAACAGGCGCTGTTCAACGCCTTTTTCGCGTTGCTGAACCCCGGCGACGAGGTGCTGATTCCCGCGCCCCACTGGGTCAGCTACCCCGAAATGGTCGCGCTGACCGGCGCGGTGCCGGTAACCGTACCCACTACGCCGCAGCAGGGCTTTCAACTCGACCCGGACGCCCTCGCCGCCGCCATCACGCCGCGCACCCGCATGGTGATTCTCAACAGCCCCGGCAACCCGACGGGCGCGGTGTTTCCGCCGGAAACCTTGCGGGCGGTGGCCGACCTCGCCACGCAGCACGGCTTGATGATCGTCACCGACGAAATCTACGAGCACCTCGTCTACGACGCCGAGCAGGTCAGCATCGGCACCTACGCGCCGGAGCACACCCTGACCATCAATGGCGCGAGCAAAGCGTATGCCATGACCGGCTGGCGCATCGGCTACGCGGGCGGGCCGCGCGAGGTGATTGCCGCCATGAACGCGCTGCAATCGCAAAGCACCAGCAACGCCAGCAGCGTCAGCCAGTACGCCGCCCTCGCCGCGCTGGAACAGCACGAGGAAACCATGCGCTTCATCGACAGGGCCCGCACCGCCTACCGCGAACGGCGCGACCGCATCGTGGCGGGCCTCAACGCGCTGGGGTTGCCCACGCCCACGCCGCAAGGGGCCTTTTACGTGATGGCCGACACCCGCGCCATTCACACCGACGAACTCGAAGCCGCCCGCATCATTCTGGATGAGGCGCAGGTCGCCGTCGTGCCCGGCACCGATTTCGCCGCGCCGGGACAGGTGCGCCTGAGCTACGCGACCAGCATGGACAACATCGAGGAAGTGCTGCGGCGGCTGGAAGGGGTCGTGCGGCGCTAA
- a CDS encoding endonuclease/exonuclease/phosphatase family protein, with amino-acid sequence MSSAPRWRSLLWPLGLTLLTLSWGALVRARSETWWWVSVLDLLPPQVWAPLPLWWAVQAARRHKNWELNLSLLALAALLGQAGWTWHPVQTSDARPLTILSLNADFASAPAAQVAALARREGADLLLIQEGLTRQRDTVTYAAALRRALPGWHFAQHDELLSFSRLPLLEAGPVTFPHSPHALLWMRVRWDGQVLNIYNVHLTTNGLLPSRSDTRLGRTLPQRVSRRLQVKRDFLSLVAGQLRRPGPALFVGDFNAPPRGELAARLRVLGLQDAFAVAGSGFGFTHAAQLGHSRIDYVWESGLQVDEARALPDRLSDHRALLVRLSSWR; translated from the coding sequence ATGTCTTCCGCGCCGCGCTGGCGTTCCCTGCTCTGGCCGCTGGGCTTGACGCTGCTGACCCTCAGCTGGGGCGCCCTGGTCCGCGCCCGCTCGGAGACCTGGTGGTGGGTGTCCGTCCTCGACCTGCTGCCGCCGCAGGTGTGGGCGCCGCTGCCGCTGTGGTGGGCGGTGCAGGCCGCCCGGCGCCATAAGAACTGGGAGCTGAACCTGTCGCTGCTCGCGCTCGCTGCGTTGCTGGGGCAGGCGGGCTGGACCTGGCACCCGGTGCAGACCAGCGACGCCCGCCCACTGACAATCCTCAGCCTGAACGCCGATTTCGCTTCGGCGCCCGCCGCGCAGGTGGCCGCGCTCGCCCGGCGGGAAGGCGCCGACCTGCTGCTGATTCAGGAAGGCCTGACCCGGCAACGCGACACGGTGACCTACGCGGCGGCGCTGCGCCGGGCGCTCCCCGGCTGGCACTTCGCGCAGCACGACGAGTTGCTGTCGTTTTCGCGTTTGCCCCTACTGGAAGCGGGGCCGGTCACGTTTCCCCACTCGCCGCATGCCCTGCTGTGGATGCGGGTGAGGTGGGACGGGCAAGTCCTGAACATCTACAACGTCCACCTCACCACCAACGGCCTGCTGCCGAGCCGCAGCGATACCCGGCTGGGGCGCACGCTGCCGCAGCGGGTCAGCCGACGCCTGCAAGTGAAGCGGGATTTCCTTTCCCTGGTGGCCGGACAACTGCGGCGCCCCGGCCCGGCGCTGTTCGTCGGTGACTTCAATGCGCCCCCACGCGGCGAACTCGCGGCCCGCTTGCGAGTATTGGGCTTGCAAGACGCTTTTGCTGTAGCTGGGTCAGGCTTCGGCTTTACGCACGCCGCACAGCTCGGTCACTCGCGCATCGACTATGTGTGGGAAAGCGGCCTCCAGGTGGACGAGGCCCGCGCCCTGCCGGACCGCCTGAGCGACCACCGGGCACTGCTGGTGCGCCTGTCTTCCTGGCGATGA
- a CDS encoding UDP-N-acetylmuramate dehydrogenase: protein MSRSGARVERVPLARYTTLGVGGESEMWFVETHEQLAEAMSAPYRILGGGSNLVVSDSGVPERVLRLSGPLAERDLTPDPELSTPDLIVTGWVGGGVPLPGLIRALQKLGWSGLEGTVGIPGQVGGSVWMNAGTRFGEMFDGLHTIEIVTPDGVRQVTPDDLKWGYRQSGIPRGHVVSRVRLKLRPSTPEAVLAKMEHADQARKGQPKNKTPGCAFKNPGGVSAGKLIDEAGLKGTQVGNARIAPEHGNFIVNLGGATAADVHALLALIRERVGVPLELEYELWPEQLGG, encoded by the coding sequence GTGAGCCGCAGTGGGGCGCGGGTGGAGCGCGTTCCCCTCGCCCGTTACACGACGCTGGGCGTGGGCGGCGAGTCCGAGATGTGGTTCGTCGAAACCCACGAGCAGCTCGCCGAGGCCATGAGCGCGCCTTACCGCATCCTCGGCGGCGGCAGCAACCTCGTCGTCTCCGATTCGGGCGTGCCCGAGCGCGTCCTGCGCCTCAGCGGCCCGCTCGCCGAGCGCGACCTGACGCCCGACCCCGAACTGTCCACGCCTGACCTCATCGTGACCGGCTGGGTGGGCGGCGGCGTGCCCCTCCCCGGCCTGATTCGCGCCTTGCAAAAGCTCGGCTGGAGCGGGCTCGAAGGCACGGTGGGCATTCCCGGTCAGGTGGGCGGCTCGGTGTGGATGAACGCGGGCACCCGCTTCGGCGAGATGTTCGACGGCCTGCACACCATCGAAATCGTGACGCCGGACGGCGTGCGGCAGGTCACGCCCGATGACCTGAAGTGGGGTTACCGCCAGAGCGGCATTCCGCGCGGCCACGTCGTGTCGCGGGTGCGCCTCAAGCTGCGGCCCTCCACCCCGGAAGCCGTGCTGGCGAAGATGGAGCACGCCGACCAGGCCCGCAAAGGCCAGCCCAAGAACAAGACGCCCGGCTGCGCCTTCAAGAACCCCGGCGGCGTGAGCGCGGGCAAACTGATCGACGAGGCGGGACTCAAGGGTACCCAGGTCGGCAACGCCCGCATCGCGCCCGAGCACGGCAACTTCATCGTGAACCTCGGCGGGGCGACGGCGGCGGACGTGCACGCGCTGCTGGCCCTCATCCGTGAGCGGGTGGGCGTGCCGCTCGAACTCGAATACGAGCTGTGGCCTGAGCAGTTGGGCGGGTAA
- the ftsZ gene encoding cell division protein FtsZ, giving the protein MQAARIRVIGLGGAGNNAVNRMIESGLEGVEFIAGNTDAQVLAKSHAEVRIQLGDRLTRGLGAGADPKVGEEAAVEDRDRIKEYLDDTDMLFITAGMGGGTGTGSAPVVAEIAREMGILTVAIVTRPFKFEGPKRMRVAEEGMSKLADRVDGMIVVNNEKLLTAVDKKVSFREAFLIADRVLYYGVKGISDVINVEGMINLDFADVRNLLANSGTVLMGIGAGRGDKMAEEAAMSAIHSPLLERGIEGARRILVNVTGGYDLSMTDANEIVEKIREATGFDDPDILFGITPDEAAGDEVRVTVIATGFGDNTYAAPLGGVVSSGRGGYDQGGYGSGLVRPVRGGQGGLGGGSSYDPKDYDIPAFLRNVGGQ; this is encoded by the coding sequence ATGCAAGCAGCCAGAATTCGCGTCATCGGCTTGGGCGGGGCGGGCAACAACGCCGTCAACCGCATGATCGAATCGGGACTCGAGGGCGTCGAGTTCATCGCCGGCAACACCGACGCGCAGGTGCTCGCCAAGAGCCACGCCGAAGTGCGCATTCAGCTCGGCGACCGCCTGACGCGCGGCCTCGGCGCGGGCGCAGACCCCAAGGTGGGCGAAGAAGCCGCCGTCGAAGACCGCGACCGCATCAAGGAATATCTCGACGATACCGACATGCTCTTCATCACGGCGGGCATGGGCGGCGGCACCGGCACCGGCTCGGCGCCCGTCGTGGCCGAAATTGCCCGCGAAATGGGCATCCTGACGGTTGCTATCGTGACCCGCCCCTTCAAGTTCGAAGGCCCCAAGCGCATGCGCGTGGCCGAAGAAGGCATGAGCAAGCTCGCCGACCGGGTGGACGGCATGATCGTGGTGAACAACGAAAAGCTGCTCACCGCCGTGGACAAGAAGGTGTCGTTCCGCGAAGCCTTCCTGATCGCGGACCGGGTGCTGTACTACGGCGTCAAGGGCATCAGCGACGTGATCAACGTCGAGGGGATGATCAACCTCGACTTCGCCGACGTGCGCAACCTGCTCGCCAACTCCGGCACCGTCCTGATGGGCATCGGCGCGGGGCGCGGCGACAAGATGGCCGAGGAAGCTGCCATGAGCGCCATTCACTCGCCGCTGCTCGAACGCGGCATTGAGGGCGCGCGCCGCATCCTGGTCAACGTGACCGGCGGCTACGACCTGTCCATGACCGATGCCAACGAGATCGTCGAGAAGATTCGCGAGGCCACCGGCTTCGATGACCCCGACATCCTCTTCGGCATTACCCCCGACGAGGCGGCGGGCGACGAAGTGCGCGTGACCGTCATCGCCACCGGCTTCGGCGACAACACCTACGCGGCTCCGCTGGGCGGCGTGGTCAGCAGCGGACGCGGCGGCTACGACCAGGGCGGCTACGGCAGCGGTCTGGTGCGCCCGGTGCGCGGCGGGCAGGGCGGTCTGGGTGGCGGCAGCAGCTACGACCCCAAGGACTACGACATCCCCGCTTTCCTGCGCAACGTCGGCGGACAGTAA
- the ftsA gene encoding cell division protein FtsA — translation MRENSIIVGLDIGTTKITTVIGEVAPDGTIDIIGEGSVPSEGMKRGSVINLERATQAIKQSLHAAERVSGVRAWNVFVSVGGNHTKAMTSHGLAAIRRQQEISPPDVERAIENARAVPLDPSLEILHTIPQEYVVDGQEGIKNPVGMHGVRLEVDVHIVAGSAGPLLNLRRCVQEAGLQIEGFVLHSLASGLATLDHSEQNQTTVVVDMGGGTTDIGVFKRGNLAHSASIPIGGDHVTADLAQILKIPMEEAEKVKRHYGAAIPELADQELTLEITTASGATHAISAYELSRVIRPRVSEIYGLIRDEIDQALGPVELVAQSVVLTGGGAQLPGAVDLARERFRLPTRLGRPRGIHGLSDIVGDPAHACSVGMVLYGITQDGRVPSGLDDGGDPAGYTEYAGRHDQGYPQGGYPAPGYLTAPTGGTHVAPQGTPGSYPGPGYVVSGGQSQGQPYPPMPNTGSHSAGVPSMSGPVIGGQVVGVDPHAQVLVDGQPQRPPSGPKVSLMDRVRSLFRDWF, via the coding sequence ATGAGAGAAAACAGCATCATCGTGGGCCTGGACATCGGCACCACCAAGATCACCACCGTGATCGGCGAGGTCGCGCCCGACGGGACCATCGACATCATCGGTGAAGGCAGCGTGCCCAGCGAGGGCATGAAGCGCGGCAGCGTGATCAATCTGGAACGGGCCACCCAGGCGATCAAACAGTCACTTCACGCCGCCGAGCGCGTCAGCGGCGTGCGGGCGTGGAACGTCTTTGTCAGCGTGGGCGGCAACCACACCAAGGCCATGACCAGCCACGGCCTCGCCGCCATTCGCCGCCAGCAGGAAATCAGCCCACCCGACGTGGAGCGCGCCATCGAGAACGCCCGCGCCGTGCCGCTCGACCCCAGCCTCGAAATCCTGCACACCATTCCGCAGGAATACGTGGTGGACGGTCAGGAAGGCATCAAAAACCCGGTCGGAATGCACGGCGTGCGCCTCGAAGTGGACGTGCATATCGTGGCGGGCTCGGCGGGGCCGCTGCTCAACCTGCGCCGCTGCGTGCAGGAAGCGGGGCTCCAGATCGAGGGCTTCGTGCTGCACTCGCTCGCCTCGGGGCTCGCGACCCTCGACCACAGCGAGCAGAACCAGACCACCGTGGTCGTGGACATGGGCGGCGGCACCACCGACATCGGGGTGTTCAAGCGCGGCAACCTCGCTCACTCGGCGAGCATTCCCATCGGCGGCGACCACGTGACCGCCGACCTCGCGCAGATCCTCAAGATTCCCATGGAGGAAGCCGAGAAGGTCAAGCGGCACTACGGCGCGGCCATTCCCGAACTCGCCGATCAGGAACTGACGCTCGAAATCACCACGGCGTCGGGTGCCACCCACGCCATCAGCGCCTACGAACTCTCGCGGGTCATCCGCCCGCGCGTAAGCGAGATCTACGGCCTGATTCGAGACGAAATTGATCAGGCGCTCGGCCCGGTCGAACTCGTCGCGCAGTCGGTGGTGCTGACCGGCGGCGGCGCCCAGCTTCCCGGCGCGGTGGACCTCGCCCGCGAGCGTTTCCGGCTCCCCACCCGCCTCGGGCGNCCCCGCGGCATTCACGGCCTGAGCGACATCGTGGGCGACCCGGCGCACGCCTGTAGCGTGGGCATGGTGCTCTACGGCATCACCCAGGACGGGCGGGTGCCGAGCGGTCTCGACGACGGCGGCGACCCTGCCGGTTATACCGAGTACGCGGGCCGCCACGACCAGGGCTACCCGCAGGGCGGCTACCCGGCGCCGGGCTACCTCACCGCGCCGACCGGCGGAACCCACGTCGCGCCGCAGGGCACCCCCGGCTCGTACCCGGGGCCCGGCTACGTGGTGTCGGGGGGCCAATCCCAGGGCCAGCCGTATCCGCCCATGCCGAACACGGGCAGCCACAGCGCAGGCGTCCCCAGCATGAGCGGGCCGGTCATCGGCGGCCAGGTGGTCGGCGTGGACCCGCACGCCCAGGTGCTGGTGGACGGTCAGCCGCAACGGCCCCCGAGTGGCCCCAAAGTCAGTTTGATGGACCGGGTCAGGTCCCTGTTCCGCGACTGGTTCTGA
- a CDS encoding cell division protein FtsQ/DivIB, protein MKDDPRPAPPPADPRTPRPPRLDFDLNDFSAPQPQPAECEPQRPPPLQPELRAEGAPTPAPTPAPRPRRSPARPRRAHKPGWWVLGAAVLAGLLYLSWAQVPVRQVVVSGNTHLAADEVRRLAGLPAGESPFGWLYYGRWKAKGLLTSPWIASAEVTRQFPDTVRIQVNERQPLARWRRTGQPELLLAEDGTALPIRPGVTAGNLAMLPVISGWGPERLSEALRLTRALSRYTVQSVTYTPSGLSAQTASGTAWGGDLETFVKYAGSIGMYPNKQIHIYPWGVSVQE, encoded by the coding sequence GTGAAAGACGACCCGCGCCCCGCCCCGCCGCCCGCCGACCCCCGGACTCCGCGCCCCCCGCGCCTGGACTTCGACCTCAACGACTTTTCCGCGCCGCAACCGCAACCGGCGGAGTGTGAGCCCCAGCGGCCCCCCCCACTGCAGCCTGAGCTGCGAGCGGAGGGCGCGCCGACGCCTGCCCCCACTCCGGCGCCCCGGCCCCGGCGTTCGCCCGCTCGGCCCCGCCGCGCCCACAAACCGGGGTGGTGGGTGCTGGGTGCAGCAGTCCTCGCCGGGCTGCTGTACCTCAGCTGGGCGCAGGTGCCGGTGCGGCAGGTGGTGGTGAGCGGCAATACCCACCTCGCGGCGGACGAGGTGCGGCGCCTCGCAGGATTGCCAGCAGGCGAGTCGCCGTTCGGCTGGCTGTACTACGGGCGCTGGAAGGCCAAGGGGCTGCTCACCTCGCCCTGGATCGCTTCGGCAGAGGTCACCCGGCAGTTTCCCGACACGGTCCGCATTCAGGTGAACGAACGTCAGCCGCTCGCTCGCTGGCGCCGCACCGGGCAGCCGGAGCTGCTGCTCGCCGAGGACGGCACCGCGTTGCCGATCCGTCCCGGAGTGACTGCGGGGAATCTAGCTATGCTGCCGGTCATCAGCGGCTGGGGTCCTGAACGACTGTCCGAGGCCCTGCGGCTGACCCGCGCCCTGTCGCGCTACACTGTGCAATCGGTGACGTATACCCCGTCGGGCCTGAGTGCACAGACTGCCTCTGGGACGGCGTGGGGCGGCGACCTGGAAACCTTCGTCAAGTATGCTGGGAGTATCGGCATGTACCCAAATAAGCAAATCCATATCTACCCCTGGGGGGTGAGCGTCCAGGAATGA
- a CDS encoding NADPH-dependent FMN reductase has protein sequence MKLLALSGSLRADSVNTALLRALAEAAPAGVEVCFFDGLRDLPLFNPDAEERENAAVTAWRAALRGADAVVISSPEYAHGIPGAFKNALDWVVGSAEFDGKPTLLLCASARPQHAPAQLAEVLRTMGARVQGPHLLDLPGNVAAAQSALRTPAQQAEARELLAALLP, from the coding sequence ATGAAGCTGCTCGCCCTGTCCGGCAGCCTGCGCGCCGACTCAGTGAATACCGCGCTGCTGCGGGCGCTGGCAGAGGCGGCTCCGGCAGGGGTGGAGGTCTGTTTTTTTGATGGCCTACGCGACCTCCCGCTCTTCAACCCCGACGCTGAGGAGAGGGAAAACGCGGCGGTAACAGCCTGGCGAGCGGCGCTGCGCGGGGCCGATGCAGTCGTCATCAGTTCCCCCGAGTACGCCCACGGCATCCCCGGCGCGTTCAAGAATGCCCTCGACTGGGTGGTGGGCAGCGCCGAGTTCGACGGCAAGCCGACGCTGCTGCTCTGTGCCTCGGCTCGTCCGCAACACGCGCCTGCGCAGCTCGCCGAGGTGCTGCGGACGATGGGCGCGCGGGTGCAGGGGCCGCACCTGCTCGACCTCCCCGGCAACGTCGCGGCGGCGCAGTCGGCCCTGCGAACCCCGGCGCAGCAGGCTGAAGCCCGTGAGCTGCTGGCGGCGCTCTTGCCCTGA
- a CDS encoding AIM24 family protein, with translation MTNMQLGNEGTYSLRDFLAQTAERDNPGEVFELESSKMLEVRVNGRIWSKLGAMVAYKGQLSFKREGTLEGGLMKAFKRAVSQEMSPLAKIEGRGVAYLADQGKEIQILRLAGESLNVNGNDLLAFEDSVQYDITMQRRVAGMAAGGLFSVRVQGHGMVAVLSHGKPLTLRVTPHEPIYTDPNATIAWSGNLQPQLVMDTSLRSIFGRGGGESYQMVFQGDGFVVVQPYEEFGAGMLGGESGGGLGRTMGDLFD, from the coding sequence ATGACCAACATGCAGCTGGGCAACGAAGGCACCTACTCCCTGCGCGATTTCCTGGCCCAGACTGCCGAGCGCGACAACCCCGGCGAGGTCTTTGAGCTGGAATCGAGCAAGATGCTGGAGGTCAGGGTCAATGGCCGCATCTGGAGCAAGCTCGGCGCGATGGTGGCGTACAAGGGCCAGCTCTCGTTCAAGCGCGAGGGCACGCTCGAAGGCGGGCTGATGAAGGCCTTCAAGCGGGCGGTGAGCCAGGAAATGTCGCCGCTCGCCAAAATCGAGGGCCGGGGCGTGGCGTACCTGGCCGACCAGGGCAAGGAAATCCAGATTCTGCGGCTCGCGGGCGAGAGCCTGAACGTCAACGGCAACGACCTGCTCGCCTTCGAAGACAGCGTGCAGTACGACATCACCATGCAGCGCCGGGTGGCGGGCATGGCGGCGGGCGGGCTGTTCAGCGTGCGGGTGCAGGGGCACGGCATGGTCGCCGTCCTCAGCCACGGCAAACCGCTGACCCTGCGTGTGACCCCGCACGAGCCGATTTACACTGACCCCAACGCCACCATCGCCTGGAGCGGCAACTTGCAGCCGCAACTCGTGATGGACACCAGCCTGCGCTCCATCTTCGGGCGCGGCGGCGGCGAAAGCTACCAGATGGTCTTTCAGGGCGACGGCTTCGTGGTCGTGCAGCCCTACGAGGAATTTGGCGCCGGGATGCTCGGTGGCGAGAGCGGAGGCGGCCTCGGACGGACGATGGGCGACCTTTTCGACTGA
- the murC gene encoding UDP-N-acetylmuramate--L-alanine ligase translates to MTDSAPLPTPAPSSPAQPSAQPSLHYHLLGIGGIGMSAFARLLATRGHRVSGCDQNLGAQTAGLEAQGIPVAAGHAAAHVTEEPFGKIDVLVASEAVPKSHPELAAARAAGVEVRPRMALLGELLAAGPSVGVIGTHGKTTTTSMIAVAMYGAGLDPSAFVGGNVPEFGGNARTGTGPFVAEVDESDRGFALLGCETAVFTNAEDDHVGGELATYWSTVEEQHAGFARFVAQSGRVLFCADWPGLDTLCSGAREQLTYGQSAGADYRAVNVRPDESGTTFDVEFRGERLGEARVSLPGTHNVLNGLAALAVTHLYGGDFDRAARALADFHGPGRRWEIKGERGGALVVDDYAHNATKVASAVQAARQTGRRVRVVFQPHRYLRTQQSWPRLADALMDADEVLVLDIAAASETPIEGVHATLITDRMTQGGHPNVHYCPDRAAVVRDLRESAQPGDIIVTMGAGDVYRIAEEVVGGSA, encoded by the coding sequence ATGACTGACTCTGCCCCCCTTCCCACACCGGCCCCCTCCTCGCCTGCTCAACCCTCTGCTCAGCCTTCGCTGCACTACCACTTGCTCGGCATCGGCGGCATCGGCATGAGCGCCTTTGCCCGGCTGCTCGCGACGCGGGGTCACCGGGTCAGCGGCTGCGACCAGAACCTCGGCGCCCAGACGGCGGGCCTGGAGGCGCAGGGCATTCCCGTTGCGGCAGGCCACGCCGCCGCCCATGTCACCGAGGAGCCGTTTGGCAAAATTGACGTGCTGGTGGCGTCCGAAGCCGTGCCCAAGTCGCACCCCGAACTCGCGGCGGCGCGGGCGGCGGGCGTGGAAGTGCGCCCGCGCATGGCTCTGCTCGGCGAACTGCTCGCGGCGGGCCCGAGCGTGGGCGTGATCGGCACCCACGGCAAGACGACCACCACCAGCATGATCGCGGTGGCGATGTACGGCGCGGGGCTCGATCCCTCGGCGTTCGTCGGCGGCAACGTGCCCGAGTTCGGCGGCAACGCCCGCACCGGCACTGGCCCTTTCGTCGCCGAGGTGGACGAGTCCGACCGGGGCTTTGCGCTGCTCGGCTGCGAAACGGCCGTGTTCACCAACGCCGAGGACGACCACGTGGGCGGCGAACTGGCGACCTACTGGTCCACGGTGGAGGAGCAGCATGCTGGCTTCGCCCGCTTCGTGGCGCAGTCGGGCCGGGTGTTGTTCTGTGCCGACTGGCCGGGCCTGGACACGCTGTGCAGCGGCGCGCGGGAGCAGCTCACCTACGGGCAGAGCGCGGGCGCCGATTACCGCGCCGTGAACGTGCGCCCCGACGAAAGCGGGACGACCTTCGATGTGGAGTTCCGGGGCGAGCGGCTGGGCGAGGCCCGCGTCAGTCTGCCCGGCACCCACAACGTGCTCAACGGGCTGGCGGCGCTCGCAGTCACGCACCTCTACGGTGGCGACTTTGACCGCGCCGCCCGCGCCCTGGCCGACTTTCATGGGCCGGGCCGCCGCTGGGAAATCAAGGGCGAGCGCGGCGGCGCTCTGGTGGTGGACGACTACGCTCACAACGCCACCAAAGTCGCCTCGGCAGTGCAGGCGGCGCGGCAGACCGGGCGCCGGGTCCGCGTGGTCTTTCAGCCCCACCGCTACCTCCGCACGCAGCAGAGCTGGCCGCGCCTTGCCGACGCGCTGATGGACGCCGATGAGGTGCTGGTGCTCGACATCGCCGCCGCTTCCGAAACCCCGATTGAAGGCGTGCACGCCACCCTCATCACCGACCGCATGACGCAGGGCGGTCACCCGAATGTGCATTACTGCCCCGACCGTGCCGCCGTCGTGCGCGACCTGCGCGAGTCGGCGCAGCCCGGCGACATCATCGTCACGATGGGCGCGGGCGACGTGTACCGCATCGCCGAAGAAGTGGTGGGGGGCAGCGCGTGA
- the murG gene encoding undecaprenyldiphospho-muramoylpentapeptide beta-N-acetylglucosaminyltransferase — protein MSLVVMATGGTGGHIYPAVATAKELRGRGYEVALMGQKGGMEEGIAEREGLTFYGVDAGKLARSGQGRPDPRQLLKAGQGLAQARRTLAGLNPAAVVGYGGFASLPGVLAAQSLGIPTILHEQNARLGLTQRLAVRRARAVGTAYDKVIGLDPRKATLVGMPVREERMPRAEALAALGLRDGPITIMVMGGSQGSLYLNQQVPGILWRLFGKVGKLRGKGDSVPPIDLDLRGPHLIENARSREVQVLHATGPRWLAEVQPKVENLPWYHVTGYVDAVAAWSVADLGITRAGTGTLAEAAFHGVPLVMVPLPESAENHQYHNAVAVEQAGAGRVVEQKVLPETLEKVVLECAAPGKRAAMRDAAQKRARPGAAARFADLIEVQLRRAPSPTAHAPTAHD, from the coding sequence ATGAGTCTGGTGGTTATGGCAACAGGGGGGACGGGTGGTCACATTTACCCCGCCGTCGCCACCGCGAAAGAACTCCGGGGGCGTGGGTACGAAGTCGCGCTGATGGGGCAAAAGGGCGGCATGGAAGAAGGCATCGCCGAGCGTGAGGGCCTGACGTTTTACGGTGTGGACGCGGGCAAGCTCGCCCGCAGCGGTCAGGGCCGCCCCGACCCCCGGCAACTCTTGAAGGCAGGGCAGGGCCTCGCGCAGGCGCGGCGCACCCTGGCGGGCCTGAACCCGGCGGCGGTCGTCGGTTACGGCGGCTTCGCCAGCTTGCCCGGCGTCCTCGCGGCGCAGAGCCTCGGGATTCCCACCATCCTGCACGAGCAAAATGCCCGGCTCGGCCTCACGCAGCGCCTCGCCGTGCGCCGCGCCCGCGCTGTGGGCACCGCCTACGACAAGGTGATCGGCCTCGACCCGCGCAAGGCCACCCTGGTCGGGATGCCGGTGCGCGAGGAACGGATGCCCCGCGCCGAAGCCCTGGCCGCACTCGGCCTGCGCGACGGGCCGATCACGATCATGGTGATGGGCGGCTCGCAGGGGTCGCTCTACCTCAACCAGCAGGTGCCGGGTATTCTCTGGCGGCTCTTTGGCAAGGTCGGCAAACTGCGCGGCAAGGGCGACAGCGTGCCGCCTATCGACCTCGACCTGCGCGGCCCGCACCTTATCGAAAACGCGCGCAGCCGTGAGGTGCAGGTGCTGCACGCCACCGGCCCCCGCTGGCTGGCAGAGGTGCAGCCCAAAGTCGAAAACCTGCCCTGGTACCACGTTACCGGCTACGTGGACGCGGTGGCGGCGTGGTCAGTCGCCGACCTCGGCATCACCCGCGCCGGCACCGGCACGCTCGCCGAGGCCGCCTTTCACGGCGTGCCGCTCGTCATGGTGCCGCTGCCCGAATCCGCCGAGAACCACCAGTACCACAACGCCGTCGCCGTGGAGCAGGCCGGGGCGGGCCGGGTCGTGGAGCAGAAGGTCTTGCCCGAGACCCTGGAAAAGGTGGTGTTAGAGTGTGCCGCACCGGGCAAGCGCGCGGCCATGCGTGACGCTGCCCAGAAACGCGCCCGTCCCGGCGCCGCCGCCCGCTTCGCCGACCTGATCGAAGTCCAGCTTCGCCGCGCGCCTTCCCCGACTGCCCATGCCCCAACTGCCCATGACTGA